In a genomic window of Telopea speciosissima isolate NSW1024214 ecotype Mountain lineage chromosome 5, Tspe_v1, whole genome shotgun sequence:
- the LOC122661201 gene encoding putative caffeoyl-CoA O-methyltransferase At1g67980 isoform X3: MASVEAFNKCLLQSEALVDYILEKNVYPRENELLKGIREATIENFGFKSEMLVPADEGQFLSMLMKIMKPKKTLEIGVFTGYSLLTTALALDDDAKGEEMEFEFAFIDADKYNYLKYHEKLMKLVKIGGIIAYDNTLWFGSVAYEGEVKGMPERLMRQRASILELNSFLASDSRIELSLISIGDGITLCRRIS, translated from the exons ATGGCTAGCGTCGAGGCTTTCAACAAGTGTCTCCTTCAAAGTGAAGCCCTTGTAGAT TACATCTTAGAAAAAAATGTTTATCCAAGAGAGAATGAGCTGCTCAAGGGCATAAGGGAAGCAACTATTGAAAATTTTGGCTTCAA GAGCGAGATGTTAGTCCCCGCCGATGAAGGGCAGTTCTTGTCTATGCTTATGAAGATTATGAAGCCTAAGAAGACGCTCGAGATCGGAGTTTTCACCGGTTATTCTCTTCTAACTACTGCCCTTGCATTGGATGATGATGCCAAG GGTGAAGAAATGGAGTTCGAGTTTGCATTTATTGATGCAGACAAATACAATTACTTGAAATACCATGAGAAACTGATGAAGCTGGTGAAGATTGGTGGGATTATTGCTTATGATAATACTCTCTGGTTTGGCTCTGTTGCTTATGAAGGAGAGGTTAAGGGAATGCCTGAGCGTTTGATGCGTCAAAGGGCCTCCATTCTGGAGTTAAACAGCTTCTTAGCCTCCGATTCCCGAATAgaactttcactaatttctATCGGTGATGGCATTACCTTGTGCAGACGCATTTCTTGA
- the LOC122661201 gene encoding putative caffeoyl-CoA O-methyltransferase At1g67980 isoform X1 produces MASVEAFNKCLLQSEALVDYILEKNVYPRENELLKGIREATIENFGFKSEMLVPADEGQFLSMLMKIMKPKKTLEIGVFTGYSLLTTALALDDDAKITAIDPSREAYEIGLPFIKKAGVEHKINFIESLAMPVLDEMLASGEEMEFEFAFIDADKYNYLKYHEKLMKLVKIGGIIAYDNTLWFGSVAYEGEVKGMPERLMRQRASILELNSFLASDSRIELSLISIGDGITLCRRIS; encoded by the exons ATGGCTAGCGTCGAGGCTTTCAACAAGTGTCTCCTTCAAAGTGAAGCCCTTGTAGAT TACATCTTAGAAAAAAATGTTTATCCAAGAGAGAATGAGCTGCTCAAGGGCATAAGGGAAGCAACTATTGAAAATTTTGGCTTCAA GAGCGAGATGTTAGTCCCCGCCGATGAAGGGCAGTTCTTGTCTATGCTTATGAAGATTATGAAGCCTAAGAAGACGCTCGAGATCGGAGTTTTCACCGGTTATTCTCTTCTAACTACTGCCCTTGCATTGGATGATGATGCCAAG ATAACAGCAATAGACCCAAGTAGAGAAGCCTATGAGATTGGGTTGCCATTCATTAAAAAGGCTGGTGTGGAGCACAAAATCAACTTTATTGAGTCATTGGCAATGCCTGTCTTAGATGAGATGTTGGCTAGT GGTGAAGAAATGGAGTTCGAGTTTGCATTTATTGATGCAGACAAATACAATTACTTGAAATACCATGAGAAACTGATGAAGCTGGTGAAGATTGGTGGGATTATTGCTTATGATAATACTCTCTGGTTTGGCTCTGTTGCTTATGAAGGAGAGGTTAAGGGAATGCCTGAGCGTTTGATGCGTCAAAGGGCCTCCATTCTGGAGTTAAACAGCTTCTTAGCCTCCGATTCCCGAATAgaactttcactaatttctATCGGTGATGGCATTACCTTGTGCAGACGCATTTCTTGA
- the LOC122661201 gene encoding putative caffeoyl-CoA O-methyltransferase At1g67980 isoform X2, with protein MGSEEAFNKCILQSEALVEYILEKNVYPRENELLKGIREATIENFGFKSEMLVPADEGQFLSMLMKIMKPKKTLEIGVFTGYSLLTTALALDDDAKITAIDPSREAYEIGLPFIKKAGVEHKINFIESLAMPVLDEMLASGEEMEFEFAFIDADKYNYLKYHEKLMKLVKIGGIIAYDNTLWFGSVAYEGEVKGMPERLMRQRASILELNSFLASDSRIELSLISIGDGITLCRRIS; from the exons TACATCTTAGAAAAAAATGTTTATCCAAGAGAGAATGAGCTGCTCAAGGGCATAAGGGAAGCAACTATTGAAAATTTTGGCTTCAA GAGCGAGATGTTAGTCCCCGCCGATGAAGGGCAGTTCTTGTCTATGCTTATGAAGATTATGAAGCCTAAGAAGACGCTCGAGATCGGAGTTTTCACCGGTTATTCTCTTCTAACTACTGCCCTTGCATTGGATGATGATGCCAAG ATAACAGCAATAGACCCAAGTAGAGAAGCCTATGAGATTGGGTTGCCATTCATTAAAAAGGCTGGTGTGGAGCACAAAATCAACTTTATTGAGTCATTGGCAATGCCTGTCTTAGATGAGATGTTGGCTAGT GGTGAAGAAATGGAGTTCGAGTTTGCATTTATTGATGCAGACAAATACAATTACTTGAAATACCATGAGAAACTGATGAAGCTGGTGAAGATTGGTGGGATTATTGCTTATGATAATACTCTCTGGTTTGGCTCTGTTGCTTATGAAGGAGAGGTTAAGGGAATGCCTGAGCGTTTGATGCGTCAAAGGGCCTCCATTCTGGAGTTAAACAGCTTCTTAGCCTCCGATTCCCGAATAgaactttcactaatttctATCGGTGATGGCATTACCTTGTGCAGACGCATTTCTTGA
- the LOC122662099 gene encoding auxin-induced protein 6B-like: protein MSAGMGKCCRIRHIVRLRQMLRRWRQKAASAAQKPADRTIPSDVPAGHVAVCVGSTCRRFVVRTTYLNHPVFKKLLVQAEEEYGFTNQGPLAIPCDETLFEEIIRFLSRSDSAGNSSRFVNLEDFQMSCHVGIRSNVDFWTESRPLLNGVGDKPIW from the coding sequence atgtcCGCAGGGATGGGGAAATGCTGCAGAATCCGGCACATTGTCAGATTACGGCAGATGCTCCGGCGGTGGCGTCAAAAAGCCGCATCGGCTGCTCAGAAACCTGCCGATCGTACTATCCCCTCCGACGTACCTGCCGGACACGTAGCAGTCTGCGTGGGTTCAACTTGTCGGAGATTCGTGGTGAGAACCACCTACCTGAACCACCCGGTCTTCAAGAAACTGCTGGTGCAAGCGGAAGAGGAATACGGTTTCACCAACCAAGGCCCCCTGGCCATTCCATGCGACGAAACCCTCTTCGAAGAAATCATCCGATTCCTCTCCCGCTCCGATTCTGCCGGAAACTCTTCCCGTTTTGTCAATCTAGAGGATTTTCAGATGTCCTGTCATGTGGGCATCAGGAGTAATGTCGATTTCTGGACCGAATCTCGGCCGCTCCTTAATGGAGTTGGGGATAAACCGATCTGGTGA